The Kitasatospora setae KM-6054 genome contains a region encoding:
- a CDS encoding RNA polymerase sigma factor SigF, translated as MRVPTDELLLIAPTEAPSDHPEAAVVSPRTSDATTWDSAAALPELDPDVLADPVNATPADAREMTKVLLRRLAGLEEGTREFSYVRTTLIELNLTLVRFAIRRFGHSKEPYEDLLQVGSVGLIKAIDRFDPSLGVEFTTYAVPTIIGEIRRHFRDTTWSVHVPRRLQELRLDLAKAQDALAQTLDREPTVADLAEYLSISEEEVIEGLAAANAHTAGSLDLTSPGEGDGQQPAERLGRVDGRFALVENLVALKPLIAQLPERDRQILAMRFSEDLTQSQIGARLGLSQMHVSRLLSRTLARLRTGLDATD; from the coding sequence ATGCGCGTGCCCACTGATGAACTTCTCCTGATCGCCCCCACTGAGGCGCCCTCCGACCACCCGGAGGCGGCCGTCGTATCGCCCCGGACCAGCGACGCCACCACCTGGGACAGCGCAGCCGCCCTCCCGGAGCTCGACCCGGACGTGCTCGCCGACCCGGTGAACGCGACGCCCGCCGACGCCCGCGAAATGACCAAGGTGCTGCTGCGCCGACTGGCCGGGCTGGAGGAGGGCACCCGCGAGTTCAGCTACGTGCGCACCACCCTGATCGAGCTGAACCTGACGCTGGTCCGGTTCGCGATCCGCCGCTTCGGCCACAGCAAGGAGCCGTACGAGGACCTGCTGCAGGTCGGCTCGGTCGGCCTGATCAAGGCGATCGACCGCTTCGACCCGTCGCTCGGCGTCGAGTTCACCACGTACGCGGTGCCCACCATCATCGGTGAGATACGCCGCCACTTCCGGGACACCACCTGGTCCGTGCACGTGCCGCGCCGCCTGCAGGAGCTGCGGCTGGACCTGGCGAAGGCGCAGGACGCGCTGGCCCAGACACTGGACCGCGAGCCGACCGTCGCGGACCTGGCCGAGTACCTCTCGATCTCCGAGGAGGAGGTGATCGAGGGCCTGGCCGCCGCCAACGCGCACACCGCCGGGTCGCTCGACCTGACCTCGCCGGGCGAGGGCGACGGGCAGCAGCCCGCGGAGCGGCTCGGCCGGGTGGACGGCCGGTTCGCGCTGGTGGAGAACCTGGTCGCGCTGAAGCCGCTGATCGCCCAACTCCCGGAGCGGGACCGGCAGATCCTGGCGATGCGGTTCTCCGAGGACCTCACCCAGTCGCAGATCGGCGCCCGGCTCGGCCTGTCCCAGATGCACGTGTCCCGCCTGCTGTCCCGAACCCTCGCCCGGCTCCGCACCGGCCTCGACGCGACGGACTGA
- a CDS encoding cellulase family glycosylhydrolase, with product MRLPLRRRLPHHLPHRPSSRLSRRLAGCAAALAAALVTTLTAPAAPAAHAATSTAGSTAAAATTTVTATTAAAGAGYWHTSGRQILDEAGNPVRIAGINWFGFETGNYVAHGLWSRDYKSMIDQMKSLGYNTIRMPYSDDIFKGTTPASLNTANGMNADLVGLNSLGVMDKLVNYAGSIGMKVILDRHRPDSGGQSALWYTSSVPESTWLANLKTISARYANNSAVIGIDLHNEPHDPACWGCGDLATDWRLAAQRGGEAVLSANPKLLVFVEGVQSFNGSSYWWGGNLQGAGQYPVQLSVPNRVVYSAHDYATSVAQQTWFSDPSFPSNMPGVWDKNWGYLFNQNIAPVWVGEFGTTLQSTVDQTWLKALVQYLRPTATSGADSFQWTFWSWNPNSGDTGGILNDDWTTVNTVKDGYLASIKAPGFGSTGGGTGGGDVQAPSVPAGLTVTGTTASSVSLSWTASTDDTAVTGYDVYRGGTKVASATSTSYTDSGLNAATAYSYTVRAKDAAGNVSAASAAVTATTATNGGGTNAGCAATIALNDWGSGLTATVTVTNTGSTPTTGWQVVWTWPTALQITGSWSATVARSGQTVTATNLPYNGTLAPAAATSFGVQATRSDAAASATATAVCTATS from the coding sequence ATGCGCCTCCCCCTGCGCCGACGCCTGCCGCACCACCTGCCGCACCGTCCGTCGAGCCGCCTGTCGCGCCGCTTGGCGGGCTGCGCCGCGGCCCTGGCCGCCGCACTCGTCACCACCCTGACCGCCCCCGCCGCCCCGGCGGCCCACGCCGCCACCAGCACGGCCGGCAGCACCGCGGCGGCCGCCACCACCACCGTCACGGCCACCACAGCCGCCGCGGGCGCCGGCTACTGGCACACCAGCGGCCGGCAGATCCTGGACGAGGCCGGAAACCCGGTGCGGATCGCGGGCATCAACTGGTTCGGCTTCGAGACCGGCAACTACGTGGCCCACGGCCTGTGGAGCCGCGACTACAAGTCGATGATCGACCAGATGAAGTCGCTGGGCTACAACACCATCCGGATGCCGTACAGCGACGACATCTTCAAAGGCACCACCCCGGCCAGCCTGAACACCGCCAACGGGATGAACGCCGACCTGGTCGGCCTGAACTCGCTCGGCGTGATGGACAAGCTGGTCAACTACGCCGGCAGCATCGGCATGAAGGTCATCCTGGACCGCCACCGGCCGGACTCCGGCGGGCAGTCGGCGCTCTGGTACACCTCCTCGGTACCGGAGTCGACCTGGCTGGCGAACCTCAAGACGATCTCCGCCCGGTACGCGAACAACTCCGCCGTGATCGGCATCGACCTGCACAACGAGCCCCACGACCCAGCGTGTTGGGGCTGCGGCGACCTCGCCACCGACTGGCGGCTGGCGGCCCAGCGCGGCGGCGAGGCGGTGCTGTCGGCCAATCCGAAGCTGCTGGTCTTCGTCGAGGGCGTGCAGAGCTTCAACGGCAGCTCCTACTGGTGGGGCGGCAACCTGCAGGGCGCCGGCCAGTACCCGGTCCAACTGAGCGTCCCCAACCGGGTGGTGTACTCGGCGCACGACTACGCGACCAGCGTGGCGCAGCAGACCTGGTTCTCCGACCCGAGCTTCCCGTCGAACATGCCGGGCGTGTGGGACAAGAACTGGGGCTACCTGTTCAACCAGAACATCGCCCCGGTATGGGTCGGCGAGTTCGGCACCACACTCCAATCCACCGTCGACCAGACCTGGTTGAAGGCCCTGGTGCAGTACCTGCGGCCGACCGCGACGTCCGGCGCGGACTCCTTCCAGTGGACGTTCTGGTCCTGGAACCCCAACTCCGGTGACACCGGCGGCATCCTGAACGACGACTGGACGACGGTCAACACGGTCAAGGACGGCTACCTGGCCTCGATCAAGGCCCCCGGCTTCGGATCGACCGGCGGCGGCACGGGCGGCGGTGACGTCCAAGCACCTTCCGTTCCGGCCGGGTTGACCGTCACCGGCACCACGGCGAGCAGCGTGTCACTGTCCTGGACGGCGTCCACCGACGACACCGCGGTCACCGGCTACGACGTGTACCGCGGCGGGACGAAGGTCGCCTCGGCCACCTCCACCTCGTACACGGACAGCGGGCTGAACGCGGCGACGGCGTACAGCTACACCGTCCGGGCGAAGGACGCGGCGGGCAACGTGTCGGCCGCCTCGGCGGCGGTGACGGCGACCACCGCGACGAACGGCGGCGGGACGAACGCCGGGTGCGCGGCGACGATCGCCCTGAACGACTGGGGCAGCGGCCTGACCGCGACGGTCACCGTCACCAACACCGGCAGCACGCCCACCACGGGCTGGCAGGTGGTCTGGACGTGGCCCACCGCCCTCCAGATCACCGGCAGTTGGAGCGCGACCGTGGCCCGCAGCGGACAGACCGTCACCGCGACGAACCTGCCCTACAACGGAACGCTGGCCCCGGCGGCCGCCACCTCGTTCGGTGTCCAGGCGACCCGGAGCGACGCCGCCGCCTCCGCCACCGCGACGGCGGTCTGCACCGCGACCTCCTGA
- a CDS encoding ATP-binding protein, which produces MTPSRGTLDGDRPNAGASMPPGGQRRRLRLVGVPRPVARARAFTAEALGDWSWSTPPDPDLAEDVVLLVAELVGNAMLHAGGPLELLLDATPARLRIEVSDASDVLPALRTPHRPGLPGGHGLYIVQRTADRWGADRHAQGKSIWAEIDAARLLA; this is translated from the coding sequence GTGACACCGAGCCGGGGCACCCTGGACGGCGACCGTCCGAACGCCGGGGCGAGCATGCCCCCCGGCGGGCAGCGCCGACGCCTGCGACTGGTGGGCGTCCCGCGCCCGGTGGCCCGGGCCCGGGCGTTCACCGCGGAGGCGCTCGGCGACTGGTCGTGGTCCACGCCGCCCGACCCGGACCTCGCCGAGGACGTCGTCCTGCTGGTCGCCGAACTGGTCGGCAACGCGATGCTGCACGCCGGCGGCCCGCTCGAACTCCTCCTGGACGCGACGCCCGCCCGGCTGCGGATCGAGGTCAGCGACGCGTCCGACGTCCTGCCTGCCCTGCGCACCCCGCACCGTCCCGGCCTGCCCGGCGGGCACGGCCTGTACATCGTGCAGCGCACCGCCGACCGCTGGGGCGCGGACCGGCACGCCCAGGGCAAGTCGATCTGGGCCGAGATCGACGCCGCCCGCCTGCTCGCGTGA
- a CDS encoding oxygenase MpaB family protein, whose protein sequence is MLRRRLLREINSTVHGADLHLERYDRPAGDPGLFGADSVVWQVHGHPAGMLVGGFAALMLQSLHPVAMRAVAEHSDYRTDPVGRLHRTARFVSTTTLGSSAAAEAAIADVRRIHGYVRGRDAEGRPYRADDPDLLCWVHTAEAACFLAGYQVFAGEGRLGGRQCDDYLAEVAQIGQLLGADGVPVSRAGLARYLDEVRGQLASSPEALEAVALLRGFGRTRRERLAVRILTNAAIGLLPAWARRALGVHRPWAVRRLWDRPLARLLGAVMVWACGLSPIRLAATARARAKPAVRVGGGGAG, encoded by the coding sequence GTGCTCCGGCGCCGACTGCTCCGGGAGATCAACTCCACGGTGCACGGCGCCGATCTGCACCTGGAACGCTACGACCGCCCGGCCGGCGACCCCGGGCTGTTCGGGGCCGACAGCGTGGTGTGGCAGGTGCACGGGCACCCGGCCGGGATGCTGGTCGGCGGGTTCGCCGCGCTGATGCTCCAGTCGCTGCACCCCGTGGCGATGCGCGCCGTCGCCGAACACTCCGACTACCGCACCGACCCGGTCGGCCGGCTGCACCGCACCGCCCGCTTCGTCTCCACCACCACGCTCGGCTCCTCCGCCGCCGCCGAGGCCGCGATCGCCGACGTCCGCCGCATCCACGGCTACGTCCGGGGCCGCGACGCCGAAGGCCGTCCCTACCGGGCCGACGATCCCGACCTGCTCTGCTGGGTGCACACCGCCGAAGCGGCCTGCTTCCTCGCGGGCTACCAAGTCTTCGCCGGCGAAGGGAGGTTGGGTGGCCGCCAGTGCGACGACTACCTCGCCGAGGTCGCCCAGATCGGCCAACTCCTCGGCGCGGACGGCGTTCCCGTCTCGCGTGCCGGACTCGCCCGCTACCTGGACGAAGTGCGCGGCCAACTGGCTTCCAGCCCGGAGGCGTTGGAGGCCGTCGCACTGCTGCGCGGCTTCGGTCGCACCCGGCGCGAACGCCTCGCCGTCCGGATCCTCACCAACGCGGCGATCGGCCTGCTGCCCGCCTGGGCCCGCCGCGCGCTCGGCGTCCACCGCCCCTGGGCGGTGCGCCGGCTCTGGGACCGTCCGCTGGCCCGACTGCTCGGCGCCGTCATGGTCTGGGCGTGCGGCCTGTCACCGATCCGCCTCGCCGCGACGGCCCGGGCCCGGGCGAAGCCTGCGGTGCGGGTGGGCGGTGGCGGGGCGGGCTGA
- a CDS encoding SsgA family sporulation/cell division regulator, whose amino-acid sequence MGPVTERITLHLLAPDGTTVRLDTDWRYRPDDPYAVSLEFGPRAAGARWVLSREMLLASLHGPVGDGDIHFAPLDDGMLCLALGGAGGTVVLTAECAAIAAFLAATAELVPLGSESERIDWDGGLADLLSA is encoded by the coding sequence ATGGGCCCCGTCACCGAGCGGATCACCCTGCACCTGCTCGCCCCCGACGGCACCACCGTCCGCCTCGACACCGACTGGCGCTACCGGCCCGACGACCCGTACGCGGTGAGCCTGGAATTCGGCCCGCGCGCCGCCGGGGCCCGCTGGGTGCTGTCCCGGGAGATGCTGCTGGCCTCGCTGCACGGGCCGGTCGGGGACGGCGACATCCACTTCGCGCCGCTGGACGACGGCATGCTGTGCCTGGCGCTCGGCGGCGCGGGCGGCACGGTGGTGCTCACCGCCGAATGCGCCGCGATCGCGGCCTTCCTCGCCGCCACCGCCGAACTGGTGCCGCTGGGCAGCGAGTCCGAGCGGATCGACTGGGACGGCGGACTGGCCGACCTGCTGTCGGCCTGA
- a CDS encoding WhiB family transcriptional regulator, which produces MTVISRLPGAREEEWDWQLDGACRAADSQLFFHPSGERGQAHDDRDRAAKAVCARCPVRERCLRHALATRERYGVWGGSTEEERLGMLRRRRRNRVHAAARAR; this is translated from the coding sequence ATGACCGTGATCTCGCGCCTGCCCGGCGCCCGCGAGGAGGAGTGGGACTGGCAGCTCGACGGGGCCTGCCGCGCCGCCGACTCCCAGTTGTTCTTCCACCCCTCCGGGGAGCGCGGCCAGGCCCACGACGACCGCGACCGCGCCGCCAAGGCGGTCTGCGCCCGCTGCCCCGTCCGCGAGCGCTGCCTGCGGCACGCCCTGGCCACCCGCGAACGCTACGGCGTCTGGGGCGGTAGCACCGAGGAGGAGCGGCTCGGCATGCTGCGCCGCCGGCGCCGCAACCGCGTCCACGCCGCCGCCCGTGCCCGCTGA
- a CDS encoding SAM-dependent methyltransferase translates to MTTNEAADSAPATHPAAARLSPVSRTALSVARVRAYESAQSEPLFTDPYALAFIEAAGAPLPTAGPTEPFARVLVARGIMRTRFYDDRLLAAGVRQVVLLAAGLDTRAHRLEWPSGTRLFEIDLPVVLDFKQGVLDERAAGARCERIALAADLADPGWTERLLAAGFDPGEPTVWLAEGLLVYLDAEQAAGLLAAVGGLSAPGSRLLTEQGRDVSGVPVVAGLAEMTALWRGGLGTGTADWLDAHGWRTDFTAIDAFAASLGRGLPPVGDFTGAGFLEARRVA, encoded by the coding sequence ATGACGACGAACGAGGCCGCAGACTCCGCCCCCGCCACGCACCCCGCCGCCGCCCGGCTGAGCCCCGTCTCCCGCACTGCGCTCTCGGTGGCGCGGGTCCGCGCCTACGAGAGCGCCCAGTCGGAGCCGCTCTTCACCGATCCCTACGCGCTGGCGTTCATCGAGGCCGCCGGCGCTCCGCTGCCCACGGCGGGGCCGACGGAGCCGTTCGCCCGGGTGCTGGTGGCCAGGGGCATCATGCGGACCCGGTTCTACGACGACCGGCTGCTCGCCGCCGGGGTCCGTCAGGTGGTGCTGCTCGCCGCTGGGCTCGACACCCGGGCCCACCGGCTGGAGTGGCCGTCGGGGACGCGGCTGTTCGAGATCGACCTGCCTGTGGTGCTCGACTTCAAGCAGGGGGTGCTCGACGAGCGGGCGGCCGGGGCGCGCTGCGAGCGCATCGCGCTGGCCGCGGACCTGGCGGACCCGGGGTGGACGGAGCGGCTGCTCGCGGCCGGGTTCGACCCGGGGGAGCCCACCGTGTGGCTGGCCGAGGGGTTGCTGGTCTACCTGGACGCCGAGCAGGCCGCCGGGCTGCTCGCTGCCGTCGGCGGACTGTCGGCCCCCGGCAGTCGGCTGCTGACCGAGCAGGGGCGGGACGTGTCCGGGGTGCCCGTGGTGGCGGGGCTGGCCGAGATGACCGCGCTGTGGCGGGGTGGCCTGGGCACCGGTACCGCCGACTGGCTGGACGCACACGGCTGGCGGACCGACTTCACCGCGATCGACGCGTTCGCGGCCTCCCTCGGGCGCGGACTCCCGCCGGTCGGGGACTTCACTGGCGCCGGTTTCCTGGAGGCCCGGCGCGTCGCCTGA
- a CDS encoding MarR family winged helix-turn-helix transcriptional regulator produces MDGVRLLRLGKRLTELGRAMVTDHASETLTPGEIAVISDVYQHPGSSVQDIRARTGFAQSHVSTSVARLRERGLLDATADPADGRRTLLSVSALARGYVRARATRPAEPLLAKALADPAQAQRAAELLDELAALLLPTPAPTSPRLPLPPHPGGAAT; encoded by the coding sequence ATGGACGGCGTACGGCTTCTGCGACTGGGCAAGCGGCTCACCGAGCTGGGCCGGGCGATGGTCACCGACCACGCCTCGGAGACCCTCACCCCGGGCGAGATCGCGGTGATCTCGGACGTCTACCAGCACCCGGGCAGTTCGGTGCAGGACATCCGGGCCCGGACCGGCTTCGCCCAGAGCCACGTCTCCACCTCCGTCGCCCGCCTGCGCGAGCGCGGCCTACTGGACGCCACCGCCGACCCGGCCGACGGACGCCGCACCCTGCTGTCCGTCTCCGCGCTCGCCCGCGGGTACGTCCGCGCCCGGGCCACCCGCCCAGCCGAACCGCTGCTGGCCAAGGCCCTCGCCGACCCTGCCCAGGCCCAGCGGGCGGCCGAACTGCTCGACGAACTCGCCGCCCTCCTGCTCCCCACCCCGGCCCCCACCTCGCCCCGGCTCCCGCTCCCGCCGCACCCGGGCGGGGCCGCCACCTGA
- a CDS encoding STAS domain-containing protein has product MPAENTPVAPLAVDVRRTPSRAAVCALAGDLDIETLAPAREALDLLVAELPRALIVDLGRVDFCDSSGLNLLLQTRMAAADGELPFHLAALSGPVRHLLELTGAKAVFTIHETVDAALAAAG; this is encoded by the coding sequence ATGCCAGCCGAGAACACGCCCGTTGCGCCGCTTGCGGTCGACGTCCGACGCACGCCCTCCCGCGCGGCGGTGTGCGCGCTGGCGGGCGACCTGGACATCGAGACACTGGCCCCTGCCCGGGAAGCGCTCGACCTGCTGGTCGCCGAGCTGCCCCGGGCGCTGATCGTCGACCTGGGGCGGGTCGACTTCTGCGACTCCTCCGGGCTGAACCTGCTGCTCCAGACCCGGATGGCCGCCGCCGACGGCGAGCTCCCCTTCCACCTGGCGGCACTCTCCGGCCCGGTTCGGCACCTGCTCGAACTGACCGGCGCGAAAGCCGTGTTCACCATCCACGAGACGGTGGACGCGGCCCTCGCCGCAGCCGGCTGA
- a CDS encoding AAA family ATPase — translation MTSSASASPQLALADQLLALLRESATEPRQDLQIEALTLAVAADLPVLLWGEPGIGKTAALTQLAAELDLPLTTVIASVHEPSDFSGLPVIGDDPAVQGVPLAPPDWAVRLVRQGRGLLFLDELSTAPPAVQAALLRLVLERRIGSLQLPPGVRIVAAANPRASAADGWELSPPLANRFVHLDWVHDAQVVVRGLGGVWPRAELPRLDPERLSAAVEFARRAVCGLLTVRPELTHRLPSAEARRGKAWPSPRSWEMTMRLLAFGSAAGSSREVLSLLVRGTVGDGPGLELLAAMDRMDLPDPESLLAAPAAAVLPARGDLRQAVLDGVVAAVRSRPTLERWDSAWALMARALESCPPDVLVVPVSTLASLRQDDWEVPELINRFASAMRISRRAERSAALTSAGAGRR, via the coding sequence ATGACTTCCTCCGCATCCGCATCTCCCCAACTCGCCCTCGCCGACCAGCTGCTGGCGCTCCTACGGGAGTCCGCCACCGAACCCCGCCAGGACCTCCAGATCGAGGCGCTGACCCTCGCCGTCGCCGCCGATCTGCCGGTCCTGCTGTGGGGGGAGCCGGGTATCGGCAAGACCGCAGCGCTGACCCAGCTCGCCGCCGAGCTCGACCTGCCGCTCACCACGGTGATCGCCAGTGTCCACGAGCCGTCCGACTTCTCCGGCCTGCCGGTGATCGGCGACGACCCGGCCGTCCAGGGCGTGCCGCTGGCGCCGCCGGACTGGGCGGTGCGGCTGGTCCGGCAGGGCCGGGGGCTGCTGTTCCTCGACGAGCTGTCCACCGCGCCGCCGGCGGTGCAGGCGGCGCTGCTGCGACTGGTCCTGGAGCGACGTATCGGTTCGCTGCAACTCCCGCCGGGGGTAAGGATCGTGGCGGCCGCCAACCCGCGCGCCTCGGCCGCCGACGGCTGGGAGCTGAGTCCCCCGCTGGCCAACCGCTTCGTCCACCTGGACTGGGTGCACGACGCCCAGGTGGTGGTGCGCGGCCTGGGCGGCGTGTGGCCGCGCGCCGAGCTGCCCCGGCTCGATCCCGAACGGCTTTCCGCCGCAGTCGAGTTCGCCCGGCGGGCGGTGTGCGGACTGCTGACCGTCCGGCCCGAGCTGACCCACCGCCTGCCGTCCGCCGAGGCCAGGCGCGGCAAGGCATGGCCGTCGCCGCGCAGTTGGGAGATGACGATGCGGCTGCTCGCGTTCGGATCGGCGGCCGGCTCCTCCCGGGAGGTGCTGTCGCTGCTGGTGCGCGGCACCGTCGGCGACGGCCCGGGGCTCGAACTGCTCGCCGCCATGGACCGGATGGACCTGCCCGACCCGGAGAGCCTGCTCGCCGCCCCGGCCGCCGCCGTCCTGCCCGCCCGCGGCGACCTCCGGCAGGCCGTCCTGGACGGGGTGGTGGCCGCCGTCCGCTCCCGTCCGACGCTCGAACGCTGGGACTCCGCCTGGGCGTTGATGGCCAGGGCGCTGGAGAGCTGCCCGCCCGACGTGCTGGTGGTACCGGTGAGCACGCTCGCCTCGCTGCGCCAGGACGACTGGGAGGTACCGGAGTTGATCAACCGTTTCGCGAGTGCGATGCGGATCTCCCGCCGGGCGGAGCGCTCCGCCGCTCTCACCTCCGCCGGGGCGGGGCGCCGGTGA
- a CDS encoding SRPBCC family protein has translation MGRIEESIEIDAPIGAVYREWTAYAPLPACMRGGAGRGATATEVLPLDRIAWSGGPELPGHSGVVTFHRVTDRTTRLMLQLDTEPHGLWDHVVEGLGFTDRRVIDELAAFKAHVEDHRQHLAA, from the coding sequence ATGGGTCGGATCGAGGAATCCATCGAGATCGACGCGCCGATCGGCGCCGTCTACCGCGAGTGGACCGCCTACGCCCCGCTCCCCGCGTGCATGCGTGGCGGAGCAGGGCGCGGCGCCACCGCGACCGAAGTCCTGCCGCTCGACCGGATCGCCTGGAGCGGCGGCCCCGAACTGCCGGGGCACTCCGGAGTGGTCACCTTCCACCGGGTCACCGACCGCACCACCCGCCTGATGCTCCAGCTCGACACCGAACCCCACGGGCTGTGGGACCACGTGGTCGAGGGCCTGGGCTTCACCGACCGCCGGGTCATCGACGAACTCGCCGCCTTCAAGGCCCACGTCGAGGACCACCGGCAGCATCTGGCCGCCTGA
- a CDS encoding PRC-barrel domain-containing protein, whose protein sequence is MIQIADIREWRGHDVVDQDSKKIGSLENVYVDTATDEPSFATVTIGMPGRHRLVFVPVADAVAGPGYLRVPFNRNDVKNSPSIGTDDVLAAEQEPEVFAHYHLEYVTGAGGERRLARR, encoded by the coding sequence ATGATCCAGATCGCCGACATCCGGGAGTGGCGCGGCCACGACGTGGTCGACCAGGACAGCAAGAAGATCGGCAGCCTGGAGAACGTCTACGTCGACACCGCCACCGACGAGCCGTCCTTCGCCACCGTCACGATCGGCATGCCCGGCCGGCACCGGCTGGTGTTCGTCCCGGTCGCGGACGCGGTGGCCGGTCCCGGCTACCTGCGGGTGCCGTTCAACCGCAACGACGTGAAGAACTCGCCGTCCATCGGCACCGACGACGTGCTCGCCGCCGAACAGGAGCCCGAGGTCTTCGCGCACTACCACCTTGAGTACGTCACCGGCGCGGGCGGCGAACGGCGGCTGGCCCGCCGCTGA
- a CDS encoding carbohydrate kinase family protein, with the protein MAGRQITVVGECVADAFVEREGARAGELVLRVLPGGGPANTAVALARLGTPTRFVGRISADPFGALFRAHLAGSGVDLADTVAAAEPSTLALAALDADGQATYSFHAEGAADWQWTREELDAACRDGSVCLHTGSLALAREPGGPRIENLLAEARPYATVSIDPNVRPLLVAPDTYRERIGRWCELADLLRLSEDDLGVLLPGTTPEDACDHWHAAGVRLVVVTLGERGALASLDGRRVRVAAPATPVADTVGAGDSFTAGLLHTLAAQGHLGGRLDSLTTEGLERACAFAARVAARTVAVPGANPPWAEAL; encoded by the coding sequence ATGGCGGGTCGGCAGATCACCGTGGTCGGGGAGTGCGTCGCCGACGCCTTCGTCGAGCGGGAGGGGGCCCGGGCGGGCGAGCTCGTGCTGCGGGTGCTGCCGGGCGGCGGCCCGGCGAACACCGCGGTCGCGCTGGCCCGGCTCGGGACGCCGACCCGGTTCGTCGGCCGGATCTCGGCCGACCCGTTCGGCGCGCTCTTCCGTGCGCACCTGGCCGGCTCCGGCGTCGATCTGGCGGACACCGTCGCGGCCGCCGAGCCCAGCACCCTCGCGCTGGCCGCCCTCGACGCCGACGGGCAGGCCACGTACTCGTTCCACGCGGAGGGCGCCGCCGACTGGCAGTGGACCCGGGAGGAGTTGGACGCCGCCTGCCGGGACGGATCGGTCTGCCTGCACACCGGTTCGCTCGCGCTGGCCCGCGAACCCGGCGGCCCGCGGATCGAGAACCTGCTCGCCGAGGCCCGGCCGTACGCCACCGTGTCGATCGACCCGAACGTGCGCCCGCTGCTGGTCGCCCCCGACACCTACCGGGAGCGGATCGGCCGCTGGTGCGAACTGGCCGACCTGCTGCGCCTCAGCGAGGACGACCTGGGCGTCCTGCTGCCCGGCACCACCCCCGAGGACGCCTGCGACCACTGGCACGCGGCGGGCGTCCGGCTGGTGGTGGTGACGCTCGGCGAACGCGGCGCGCTCGCCTCGCTGGACGGCCGGCGGGTCCGGGTGGCGGCTCCCGCGACGCCGGTGGCGGACACCGTCGGCGCGGGCGACTCCTTCACCGCCGGCCTGCTGCACACCCTCGCCGCGCAGGGCCACCTCGGCGGCCGGCTCGACTCGTTGACCACCGAGGGCCTCGAACGGGCCTGCGCCTTCGCCGCCCGCGTCGCGGCCCGGACGGTCGCGGTGCCGGGCGCCAACCCGCCCTGGGCAGAAGCTCTCTGA